The following coding sequences lie in one Mycobacterium sp. Z3061 genomic window:
- a CDS encoding FHA domain-containing protein, whose product MDDVAGLQVRGGGRSWVVAPGRVWTVGRSGESDIQLDNPRISRVHAVLEPTESGWVLSNRSSNGMYVQGARVEEVVIGDEPVTVVLGSASSGQVVEFEPGGAGGPEPISIGEATTTVAPLPDPAEPATTETTEIPVPPLPTAFTAELGLGDPATSGQTASGVTASLRTPTAVHAIDQATVSIGRAPQNTVVLHDLLVSRRHALLRRSGAGWELIDNHSANGTYVNGTRITRALIQPTDIVGIGHQLLHLSGDRLVEYVDTGDISYQAAHLHVETPGGKVLLDDVSFVLPQRSLLAVVGPSGAGKSTLLGALTGFRPATTGTVRYDDRDLYDNYPELRHRIGFVPQDDILHTPLTVRRALNYAARLRFPHDVTATERQHRIDEVLTELGLATHADQRIDSLSGGQRKRTSVALELLTKPSLLFLDEPTSGLDPGYEKSVMQTLRTLADDGRSVVVVTHNIAHLNMCDRLLVLAPGGRLAYFGPPQQALAYFGCTDFADLFILLENDTTTDWTTRYTHSPLHAAFTPTDTTPTTTGATAGATAKPKPKAQQSPLAQFAILSRRYLAVIAADRQYTLFLLALPLLLSLFTYAVPGDAGLSLTKAIEKVSTQPGQLLVLLIIGGALMGCASSIREIVKEQAIYRREHGIGLSGGAYLASKLAVLGAIATVQGLILGLLGVAFLPPPDQSVVIPWPRVEVAVAVVAVTVVSMVLGLLISALISNADRGMPLLVVVVMAQLVLCGGMFPVKDRIPLEQLAWLSPSRWAYAMAASTVDLNDLRRTAGGDQDPMWDYDVSSWLVAAAACLVQAAVLVLFAVVRLRRMGPQRKARR is encoded by the coding sequence ATGGATGACGTGGCGGGGTTGCAGGTGCGTGGGGGTGGCCGTAGCTGGGTGGTGGCTCCGGGGCGGGTGTGGACGGTGGGGCGTTCGGGTGAGTCCGATATCCAGTTGGACAATCCGCGGATCTCGCGGGTGCATGCGGTGCTGGAGCCCACCGAGTCAGGCTGGGTGTTGTCCAATCGCAGCAGCAACGGCATGTATGTGCAGGGCGCCCGGGTGGAAGAGGTGGTCATCGGCGATGAGCCGGTGACGGTGGTTCTCGGGTCCGCGTCATCGGGGCAGGTGGTGGAGTTTGAGCCAGGCGGCGCCGGGGGGCCGGAGCCAATATCGATCGGCGAGGCGACCACCACGGTGGCCCCGCTTCCCGACCCGGCTGAGCCGGCCACTACCGAGACCACCGAGATTCCGGTTCCCCCGCTGCCGACCGCATTCACCGCCGAGCTGGGACTGGGCGATCCCGCCACCTCGGGGCAGACGGCGTCGGGGGTGACGGCGTCGCTGCGGACGCCGACCGCGGTGCATGCGATCGATCAGGCGACGGTCAGTATCGGGCGGGCTCCGCAGAACACCGTGGTATTGCACGACCTGCTGGTCTCACGCCGCCACGCCCTGCTGCGGCGCAGCGGCGCGGGCTGGGAACTGATCGACAACCACTCCGCCAACGGCACCTACGTCAACGGCACCCGCATCACCCGCGCCCTGATCCAACCCACCGACATCGTGGGCATCGGCCACCAACTGCTGCACCTGTCCGGCGACCGCCTCGTCGAATACGTCGACACCGGCGACATCTCCTACCAAGCCGCCCACCTGCACGTCGAAACCCCGGGCGGCAAAGTCCTACTCGACGACGTCAGCTTCGTACTGCCCCAACGCAGCCTGCTGGCCGTCGTCGGCCCCTCCGGCGCCGGCAAATCCACCCTGCTGGGCGCCCTGACCGGATTCCGCCCCGCCACCACCGGCACCGTGCGCTACGACGACCGCGACCTCTATGACAACTACCCCGAACTACGCCACCGCATCGGCTTCGTCCCCCAAGACGACATCCTGCACACCCCCCTGACCGTGCGCCGCGCCCTGAACTACGCCGCCCGCCTACGCTTCCCCCACGACGTCACCGCCACCGAACGCCAACACCGCATCGACGAAGTCCTCACCGAACTCGGCCTGGCCACCCACGCCGACCAACGCATCGACTCCCTCTCGGGCGGACAACGCAAACGCACCAGCGTCGCCCTGGAACTGCTGACCAAACCCTCCCTGCTGTTCCTGGACGAACCCACCTCCGGCCTGGACCCCGGCTACGAGAAATCGGTCATGCAAACCCTGCGCACCCTGGCCGATGACGGCCGCTCGGTAGTCGTGGTCACCCACAACATCGCCCACCTCAACATGTGCGACCGCCTGCTGGTGCTGGCCCCCGGCGGCCGCCTGGCCTACTTCGGCCCACCCCAACAAGCCCTGGCCTACTTCGGCTGCACCGACTTCGCCGACCTGTTCATCCTGCTCGAAAACGACACCACCACCGACTGGACCACCCGCTACACCCACTCCCCCCTGCACGCCGCCTTCACCCCCACCGACACCACCCCCACCACCACCGGGGCCACCGCGGGGGCCACCGCCAAACCCAAACCCAAAGCCCAACAAAGCCCCCTGGCCCAATTCGCCATCCTGTCCCGGCGCTACCTCGCCGTCATCGCCGCCGACCGCCAATACACCCTGTTCCTCCTCGCCCTCCCCCTACTACTGAGCCTGTTCACCTACGCCGTCCCCGGCGACGCCGGGCTCTCCCTGACCAAAGCCATCGAGAAGGTGTCGACCCAACCGGGTCAACTGCTGGTGCTGTTGATCATCGGCGGGGCGTTGATGGGCTGCGCTTCCTCGATTCGGGAGATCGTCAAGGAACAGGCGATCTATCGCCGCGAACACGGCATCGGACTGTCCGGCGGCGCCTACCTCGCCTCCAAGCTCGCCGTGCTCGGGGCGATCGCCACCGTCCAGGGACTGATCCTGGGCCTGCTCGGCGTCGCCTTCCTGCCGCCGCCGGACCAGTCGGTGGTCATACCCTGGCCGCGGGTCGAAGTGGCGGTAGCCGTCGTCGCCGTGACCGTGGTGTCGATGGTCCTGGGTCTGCTCATCTCCGCGCTGATCAGCAACGCCGACCGCGGCATGCCCCTGCTCGTCGTCGTCGTCATGGCCCAACTCGTGCTCTGCGGCGGCATGTTCCCGGTCAAGGACCGCATCCCCCTGGAACAACTCGCCTGGCTCTCGCCCTCCCGCTGGGCCTACGCGATGGCCGCCTCGACCGTCGACCTCAACGATCTGCGGCGGACCGCCGGCGGAGATCAGGACCCGATGTGGGATTACGACGTCAGTAGCTGGTTGGTCGCCGCGGCCGCGTGCCTCGTGCAGGCGGCGGTGCTGGTGCTGTTCGCCGTCGTGCGGCTGAGGCGCATGGGACCGCAACGTAAGGCCAGAAGATAA